The DNA window GATCCTGATCAGCTCGGTGACAATGGCCGAACTCGCCGCCGGACCGCATTTCACGACGGATCCAGGCGAGCGCGCCAGGCGAATCGAGCGTGTCCAGAATGCTGAAGCATTATTTGAACCGCTATTGTTCGACACCCGCGCTGCCAGACGCTACGGCCACGTCATCGCGGCTGTCCTGGCCGCCGGACGAAGTCCGAAGCCACGCAGGATCGATCTGATGATCGCGTCGATAGCTTCCGTGCACCAGCTGCCGCTGTTCACGGTCAACCCGGCCGACTTTGCCGGACTGGACGAGCTCGTGACGGTAATGCCAGTGACCCATCCGGACGCACGCTGAGTCGATCAGGGGATCAGGATGACCTTGCCGAGGTTGGTGCGGGCCTCGATTGCGGCGTGCGCCTGCGCGGCGTCTTCCAGGGCGAACTCAGCGTGGACGGCGGGGCGGAGTTGGCCGGAGGCGAAGTATTGCCAGAGTTCTTGGCGCCAGTGTTCGTAGAGGTCCGGGGAGTTGCGGGCGATGCGGGCCATCTGGAAACCGATCACCGATTTGGCGCCCGCGAGCAGATCGTAGGCCTGAATGGTGCCGCCGCCGGAGCTGTAGGCGACGAGTCGGCCGCCGGAGGTGAGGGCGGCGATGGCCGGAGTGAGGAGGTCACCGCCGACGGCCTCGAGGACGTAGTCGACTGGGTCACCCCAGGATTCCTGCTCGTAGGCGACCACTTCGTCGGCGCCGAGGTCGCGCAGGAAGTCCGCTTTGGCGAGATCAGAGACCGCGGCCACGACGCGTTCCGCCCCGCGTACCCGCGCCAATTGCAGGGCGAGGTGCCCGACACCGCTGGCGGCGGCCGTGATCAGCGCCGACTCGCCCGACTTCGGGTTGGCGGCGTCGAGCGCGCCGAGCGCGACCAAACCGCTGCGGACCAGTGCGACGGCGTCGACGGCCGAGGCACCGTCCGGAATCGGCGAGGCCATCGCCGACGAGAGCAGTGCGTAGTCGGCATAACCGTGGCCGAAGACCAGACCGGTGACGCGGTAACCGGGCATGCAACTGGTAACGCCGTCACCGACCGCGACCACTTCACCCGCAATCTCGCCACCCAGCGCGATCGGCTCACGTGGCTCACGCACTTTGCGCACGACCGGCAAGGTCACACCAACCGCGTCGACCCGGACCAACAACTCCCCGGGGCCGGGCGTCGGAACCTCGGCCGATACGACCTCGAGCACCTCCGGACCACCGCTGCGCTGGTATTGAACCCGCCGCATCACACCTCCAAAAATCCTTAGGAGCGGTAAAGGTAGCTCGCCGCTCCGACAACTCCCCAGCCCTTCACCCACCCGAGTGCGATATCTCACCGCCAGATCGACCTGCGTGAGAGGCACAGATGACACCTTCGCCCTGACTCTCCGTCCGGCCGATCTGAAGCCGCCATCGAAGCGCCCGAACCCATCCGCGCGAACTACCGCCCGAGCCACCCCAGCCGTACGAACCACGCAAGCCGTTGCGGAACCACCCGAGCCGTGCGCACCGTGGGAGCCGCGCACATGCGAACCGCGCGTCACGCAGATTGCGACAGCGCCCAGCCCAGCCGGATCCGAATGCCCGGCGTGCCACCGAGAGCCATCCACGTGACGCACTCGGTGGCCCTCCGCACG is part of the Nocardia sp. NBC_00565 genome and encodes:
- a CDS encoding quinone oxidoreductase family protein encodes the protein MRRVQYQRSGGPEVLEVVSAEVPTPGPGELLVRVDAVGVTLPVVRKVREPREPIALGGEIAGEVVAVGDGVTSCMPGYRVTGLVFGHGYADYALLSSAMASPIPDGASAVDAVALVRSGLVALGALDAANPKSGESALITAAASGVGHLALQLARVRGAERVVAAVSDLAKADFLRDLGADEVVAYEQESWGDPVDYVLEAVGGDLLTPAIAALTSGGRLVAYSSGGGTIQAYDLLAGAKSVIGFQMARIARNSPDLYEHWRQELWQYFASGQLRPAVHAEFALEDAAQAHAAIEARTNLGKVILIP
- a CDS encoding type II toxin-antitoxin system VapC family toxin, with protein sequence MTAAHERGLVDTDVVILIDAVAPAELPAEILISSVTMAELAAGPHFTTDPGERARRIERVQNAEALFEPLLFDTRAARRYGHVIAAVLAAGRSPKPRRIDLMIASIASVHQLPLFTVNPADFAGLDELVTVMPVTHPDAR